The nucleotide sequence TTTAAAGTGAGAATCCCTAAAGATGGCGGAGGGTCAATAAATATATAATCATACTCAGAAAGCCCTTCAATAGCGGTTTTAAGCCTTTTTTCCCTATTAGAAAGATTGACAAGCTCAATCCTTGCTCCTGCTAAAGATATATTTGAGGGAACAAGAGAAAGGTTTTCTATTCCTGTAGGCAAAATTGTATTCTCTATTTTTTCATTTTCAAGGAGGACATCATAGATATTTGGGCTTACCCTTCTTTTGTTAATCCCGAAGGAGGATGTTGAATTGCCTTGTGGGTCAATATCAATAAGCAAAACCTTTTTCTTTAATAAGGCTAAAGATGTGGAAAGATTAACCGCGGTTGTTGTCTTTCCAACCCCTCCCTTTTGATTGAGGACGATTATCCTCTTTTGCATTTGGGGAAACTTTCTTTGAGAAGGCAATTTCCATCAAGGGAATGAATAGAGAATATAATTTCATCATTTATTTCACAAATTCCATAAGTTGCACTTCTTCCCTTTGCATCTATTTCCTGGAGGTGACCTGNNNNNNNNNNGATTATTTCGTTTTCCTTCTTTATTTCATAAAGATGGGTGTGTCCAAACAAAACAACATCAACCCCTCTATTGTTAATTATATCCTCTGGAATAAGGTCTCCACTTTGGTCATTTCTATGTGAGGTTTTTGTATGCGAGATTAAGAAATAAAACCCACATATTTTTTCAATTCTCCTATTTTTTATATCTCTGTCTTTATATTCAGGATCAAATACCCCAGGAACCTTAATGTTTGCTACAGGGTATTCATCAAGTATCTTTGTGTCAGAATAATCATCGCCAAGATGGATAAAGAGGGAGACATCTTCTTTTAAAAGAAGCTCTAATGCTTTTCTTAAATACAAAAGGTTGTTGTGGGAATCAGAAACGACACCTATTTTCATTAAATAAAATAAATATAACCTTAAAAGATATATTTTGTCAATTGGCTGCTTTCATTAGAATAATCTTTACCTCTTTTCCTTAAGCCTTATCTCCTCAAGGTTATGTAAGACGCCACCANNNNNNNNNNGGATGGATATTCAAAAGCCTATTCCTTACACAATATAGACTTGCTGGGTTTACAGTATAGATTAGGGGAAGGTTTTTTGAAACGATATACTGCCATTTGTCATACAATAGCTTTCTCTTTTTATGGTCAAGCTCCTGACAGCCTTTATTAAATATCTCATCAATTTCCTTTTCCCAAGAAGAAAGGGAAGCCTTCCAAACTGCCTTATCTTTCTCATCAGCTGGCTCTGGATTCCAAAGATGTAATTGCCCGGTAGATTCCCAGACATTCTTTCCCGAATGTGGCTCAACGCCGCCGGTAAAGCCAATTAAAACGGCATCCCAATTGTGTGAAGATGTAAGCATTTCAACCAGCTTGTTAAAATCAATAGGAGAAAAGGTAACACCCAGGCCAATATCCCTTAAATCTTTGGCAATAATTGCTCCCATATCCTTTCTCTGGGTATTTTCTGCATTGGTTAAAAGGGTAAATTTTATGGGATTGCCCATTTTGTCCTCCCTTATTCCATCCTTGTCTCTATCAATAAATCCAATTTCATTAAGGATTTTCCTTGCCTTCTTTAAGTTGTATTCATATTTAATAACATTTGGATTATAAAAGAAGCCAGCGGCTTCCTCCATAGCAGAATCCTGTGAAAACCCAAGACCTGATAAACAATTGTTAATAATTGTCTTCTTGTCTATACAATGGGCAATTGCCCTTCTAAATGAGAGATTTGAAAAGTAAGGTTTTTTTTGATAGATAGGGCTCTGATTGAAGGCAATGAATGTTGTTCCAAAGCCAGGACCACAATTGTATAGGGTATAATTCCCCCTCTTTTCCCCTTCTTTAAGATGTGCCCAATCTTTTCCCATCACAGAGAGAACATCTATCTCGCCTGCTTGGAAGCTCGCAAGCTGTGCCTCCCTATCTGGCACAATGAATGTAATAATTCTTCCTATGTAGGGAAGAGAATTTCCATCCTTATCCTTTTTCCAATAATTTGGGTTTCTCACATATGTAATCCTCTCACCTGGCTTATATTCTTTCATCATAAATGGGCCGGTTCCTACAATCTCCTTTGGTCTTGTATTTACACCCCAGGCTGAAGTAAATGTTTTCTCTTTAACATATTTTTCAAGAATATGTTTGGGAAGAATAGAAACTCCAAGCTGATGAAGGAGGGGAGCAAATGGTTTGGGAAGGATAAACTCAACCGTATAAGTTCCTAGCTTTTTTACTATCAGCCTTTTTCCATCTATGGTCATTACATCCCTTAATGAGGTGGGAATATCGTCATTATAGATAAGGGAATTATAGGTAAAAACAACATCGTCTGCGGTAAAGGGAATGCCGTCAGACCAAAGGACATCATCCCTTAAATTAAATGTCCATCTCTTTCCCTTCTGGCTATATTTCCAGGATTTGGCAAGGCAAGGCTTAATCTCGGTTGTTATTCCGTCCCTTTCGGTTAAACCTTCAAAGAGAAATGCCAATGCCTCAGAGGTTGATGTCTCATTAGAAATAATAAGATTAAATGTCTTTGGATCAGAGGTGGTGGAAAGATAAAGGGTGTTTGCTTGCGGGCAAAAGGCAATTGAGGGAATTAAAAAAAGGAAAATTATTGCTTGGATTGCATAAAAGCACAGAGGCAGAGAGGCAGAGAGGCAGAGAGGAAAGAAAATGGCTTTTTTCATTACTTGGGTTGTTCTGGTGGCTGGGCTGGCTGAACACTAGGCCTTTCTCCCTTTGGAGCACCCTTTGATTTTATAAGGCTTCCTGGCCCTATCCTTACCAGGATTATAGAAAATATCATAAACAATGCGGCTAATATAGCGGTTGCCCTGGTTAAGACATTTCCTCTGGTTGAGCCAAATATATTTTCAACCGTGGCTCCACCAAATGCCGCGGCTATCCCTCCTCCCCTTCCCGCCTGAATAAGGATAATAAAAACAAGAAAAAGGGAAATGAGAATATATAAAAATGTAATAATTGCACCAATCATATTTATATATTCTCATTTCCCTTTTTCTTGTTTTTATTATCCTTATTNNNNNNNNNNTATTTAAGAAATTTTAAATATTACCTTATTTTAATCCAAAATTCAACATTCAAAATCCAACATTCCCTAAGTTATCTTATTTATCATCTCAAGGAATTCCTTGTTTGTCTTTGTAAATTTCATCTTTTCTATAAGAAGCTCAATCATCTCAGCTGGGCTCATTGTGCTTAATGCCTTTCTTAATAACCAAACCCTTGAAAGCTCCTCTTGTGTCAATAAAAGCTCTTCCTTCCTTGTTCCTGATTTGTTAAGGTTTATGGCGGGAAATATCCTCTTATCAGAAATAGACCTGTCAAGGTTCACCTCCATATTCCCCGTTCCTTTGAATTCCTCAAAGATGATATCATCCATCCGAGAGCCTGTCTCTACAATGGATGTTGCAATAATGGTCAGAGAACCGCCATTTTCAATTTGCCTTGCTGCCCCCAAAAATCTCTTTGGTTTATAGAGGGATGTAGATTCTATACCACCCGATAAAACCCTTCCTGTCTGAGGGGCAAGAAGATTATGTGCCCTGGCAAGCCTGGTTAATGAATCAAGAAGAACAACCACATCATATCCCTGCTCAACCAGCCTTTTTGACTTCTCAATAACCATATCAGCCACCTGAATATGCCTCTCTGGAGGCTCATCAA is from bacterium and encodes:
- a CDS encoding AAA family ATPase, whose translation is MQKRIIVLNQKGGVGKTTTAVNLSTSLALLKKKVLLIDIDPQGNSTSSFGINKRRVSPNIYDVLLENEKIENTILPTGIENLSLVPSNISLAGARIELVNLSNREKRLKTAIEGLSEYDYIFIDPPPSLGILTL
- the secG gene encoding preprotein translocase subunit SecG — its product is MIGAIITFLYILISLFLVFIILIQAGRGGGIAAAFGGATVENIFGSTRGNVLTRATAILAALFMIFSIILVRIGPGSLIKSKGAPKGERPSVQPAQPPEQPK
- a CDS encoding metallophosphoesterase family protein → MKIGVVSDSHNNLLYLRKALELLLKEDVSLFIHLGDDYSDTKILDEYPVANIKVPGVFDPEYKDRDIKNRRIEKICGFYFLISHTKTSHRNDQSGDLIPEDIINNRGVDVVLFGHTHLYEIKKENEII
- a CDS encoding ABC transporter substrate-binding protein, translated to MKKAIFFPLCLSASLPLCFYAIQAIIFLFLIPSIAFCPQANTLYLSTTSDPKTFNLIISNETSTSEALAFLFEGLTERDGITTEIKPCLAKSWKYSQKGKRWTFNLRDDVLWSDGIPFTADDVVFTYNSLIYNDDIPTSLRDVMTIDGKRLIVKKLGTYTVEFILPKPFAPLLHQLGVSILPKHILEKYVKEKTFTSAWGVNTRPKEIVGTGPFMMKEYKPGERITYVRNPNYWKKDKDGNSLPYIGRIITFIVPDREAQLASFQAGEIDVLSVMGKDWAHLKEGEKRGNYTLYNCGPGFGTTFIAFNQSPIYQKKPYFSNLSFRRAIAHCIDKKTIINNCLSGLGFSQDSAMEEAAGFFYNPNVIKYEYNLKKARKILNEIGFIDRDKDGIREDKMGNPIKFTLLTNAENTQRKDMGAIIAKDLRDIGLGVTFSPIDFNKLVEMLTSSHNWDAVLIGFTGGVEPHSGKNVWESTGQLHLWNPEPADEKDKAVWKASLSSWEKEIDEIFNKGCQELDHKKRKLLYDKWQYIVSKNLPLIYTVNPASLYCVRNRLLNIHP